The Flavobacterium marginilacus genome window below encodes:
- a CDS encoding phospholipase A encodes MKNYSKKIAPLLILFLVLSSSLWGQSSSIFKKQDSYQTLSKMWELEPDSTSETFLFTAYKPIYIMPFRFSSHRREVPFEVAPDDIPAAEEVQLQNVEAAMQFSFKTKLAQRIFGEGALWLGYTQKSYWQVYNVEYSRPFRETNYEPEIIFNYPVTINFLKLKMLGFGFNHQSNGREGHKFTRSWNRFILQSGFEDKNWSLLIRTWFAMETNENPDVENYMGRADAAFNYRLKKHLLTLKAQHSLRFGDNNHGSIEFDWAFPIYGNLKGYGQFFHGYGDAMIDYNQIHTIAGIGIVFAGTL; translated from the coding sequence ATGAAAAATTATTCAAAAAAAATAGCACCGCTTTTGATTCTGTTTTTAGTATTAAGTTCTTCTTTATGGGGGCAGTCTTCGTCTATTTTTAAGAAACAGGATTCGTATCAAACTCTTTCAAAAATGTGGGAATTAGAACCAGACAGTACAAGTGAGACCTTTTTGTTTACCGCATATAAGCCAATTTATATTATGCCGTTCCGGTTTTCCAGCCATAGAAGAGAAGTTCCGTTTGAAGTAGCTCCGGATGATATTCCTGCAGCTGAGGAAGTTCAGTTACAAAATGTAGAAGCTGCCATGCAGTTTAGTTTCAAGACCAAATTAGCGCAAAGAATCTTTGGTGAAGGAGCTTTATGGTTGGGCTATACTCAAAAATCGTATTGGCAGGTTTATAATGTAGAATACTCAAGACCATTTAGGGAAACCAATTATGAACCCGAGATTATTTTTAACTATCCTGTCACAATTAATTTTTTAAAACTAAAGATGCTTGGCTTTGGATTTAACCATCAGTCAAATGGAAGAGAAGGGCATAAATTTACGAGAAGCTGGAACCGATTTATCCTGCAATCGGGTTTTGAAGATAAAAATTGGAGCTTGCTTATCAGAACATGGTTTGCAATGGAAACTAATGAAAATCCCGATGTCGAAAATTATATGGGCAGAGCTGATGCCGCCTTTAACTATAGACTAAAAAAACATTTGCTGACATTAAAAGCACAGCATTCTTTGCGATTTGGTGACAATAATCATGGCAGTATTGAGTTTGATTGGGCTTTTCCTATATATGGAAACTTAAAAGGGTATGGTCAGTTTTTTCACGGATATGGCGATGCAATGATTGATTATAATCAGATTCATACCATTGCAGGAATTGGGATTGTATTTGCGGGAACTTTATAA
- a CDS encoding M16 family metallopeptidase produces the protein MNKKNILFGILLLSFHGAFSQFKTTIPLNKNVTTGQLKNGLTYYILHNKEPKDRASFYFVQNVGAILEDDNQNGLAHFLEHMAFNGTEHFKGKGIIKMLEKNGVSFGKDINAYTAQDETVYNISNVPVTNETLIDSTLWVLHDWSGSLSLTDAEIDAERGVIREEWRTRRTSGFRLKSQTDQVLYKGSKYSKRDVIGDLNIINNFKYAELRNYYKKWYRPDLQAVIVVGDIDVKVLEQKVKTIFSGIPLSKKAAVRTYTEIPKHDELYFVTAADKEASSTSITLQYIQDEPLIKDSIVTRKNVMNSLYTSILNNRFKELLLKNQGSSLNLKTYFGPISRLNTSFNITALSKKGKVLEAFEEAYTEAERLRRFGAVQAELDQTKKLFISSYDDFLSNKDKVDNDSWADKLTNYFLKAKPSLSPEDDYKLVVGIIKSMTLEELNAYAKTIQKPTNQVVLVTGSDQDKNDFPTKEAVENVMKKTESMTLVPYTKKENNTPLIEKELKPAAIKKTFDAAGIKDAKGYVLENDAKVIVLPTTYSQDQIVFSAFSKGGKSLVKTEDLASAEIAATLARSSGLGNFDNIGLKEKLTGKVAQSAPFIGENTQGFQGSSNKADFETMLQLLYLSFEAPRFDANIFNILKEQYKNRLETIKKDNGSAFKDAVDLANSNNNPRTFLFNDKFLETIDLKKAENIYRDRFKNTADFTFIFVGNIPESGLELIQKYIGNLKSNPALKENFADHHIEPKKGKTVVHFTRPMEVPKTTVYLNLTGKTEYSKENAMSMYIIGELLSKRFLQTIREEEGGSYGVNVGGTLEQIPTPTFSLALTFDCNPEKQEKLMEIIRKELNDLKTIPVNANDLEDIKKALLKNREESLKTNSFWNSTIYNNSLNQIPFLQDEEYKNLISKINQKTIQQFSKQVLDSSSSVEVIMNPEVNLESK, from the coding sequence ATGAATAAAAAAAATATACTATTTGGGATTCTGCTGCTGTCTTTTCACGGTGCATTTTCTCAATTCAAAACCACAATCCCTCTTAATAAAAATGTCACAACAGGCCAGCTTAAAAACGGATTGACGTACTACATTTTACACAACAAAGAACCTAAAGACCGAGCAAGTTTTTACTTTGTTCAAAATGTTGGGGCAATATTAGAAGATGACAATCAAAACGGACTGGCACATTTTCTGGAGCACATGGCATTTAATGGAACGGAACATTTTAAAGGCAAAGGCATTATTAAAATGCTGGAAAAAAACGGGGTAAGTTTTGGAAAAGATATCAACGCTTATACTGCTCAGGACGAAACCGTTTACAACATTAGCAATGTTCCCGTAACCAATGAGACATTAATCGATTCTACTCTTTGGGTTTTGCATGACTGGTCCGGATCACTTTCCTTAACAGATGCGGAAATTGATGCGGAAAGAGGAGTAATCAGGGAAGAATGGAGAACCAGAAGAACAAGTGGTTTCCGTTTAAAAAGCCAGACAGACCAAGTTTTGTATAAAGGATCAAAATACAGTAAACGTGATGTTATCGGCGATCTGAACATCATCAATAATTTTAAATATGCAGAACTTAGAAACTATTACAAAAAATGGTACAGACCAGATTTGCAAGCAGTAATCGTTGTTGGTGATATTGATGTGAAAGTATTGGAACAAAAAGTCAAAACAATATTCTCAGGTATTCCGCTTTCAAAAAAAGCAGCTGTGAGAACATATACAGAAATCCCGAAACACGATGAATTGTATTTTGTAACCGCAGCCGATAAAGAAGCTTCATCAACATCAATTACTTTACAATATATTCAGGATGAACCTTTGATAAAAGACAGTATCGTTACACGTAAGAACGTAATGAATTCTCTTTATACCAGCATTTTAAATAATCGTTTTAAGGAATTACTCTTAAAAAATCAAGGTTCGAGTTTGAATTTAAAAACATATTTTGGACCAATTTCAAGACTAAATACTTCGTTTAATATTACGGCGCTATCAAAAAAAGGAAAAGTACTCGAAGCTTTTGAAGAAGCTTACACAGAAGCGGAACGTTTGAGACGTTTTGGAGCTGTACAGGCAGAATTAGACCAGACAAAAAAGCTTTTTATCAGTTCGTATGATGATTTTCTGAGCAATAAAGATAAAGTCGATAATGATAGCTGGGCAGACAAATTGACTAATTATTTTCTCAAAGCAAAACCCTCACTTTCACCCGAAGATGATTATAAACTCGTTGTGGGCATTATCAAAAGTATGACTTTAGAAGAGCTGAACGCTTACGCGAAAACTATTCAAAAACCAACCAATCAGGTGGTTTTGGTAACAGGATCTGATCAGGATAAAAATGATTTTCCGACTAAAGAAGCTGTTGAAAATGTGATGAAAAAGACTGAAAGCATGACTTTAGTACCTTACACCAAAAAAGAAAATAACACGCCTTTAATAGAAAAAGAATTAAAACCTGCCGCTATTAAAAAAACATTTGATGCAGCTGGCATAAAAGATGCAAAAGGATATGTTCTTGAAAATGATGCGAAAGTAATTGTGCTTCCAACAACATATTCTCAAGATCAGATTGTTTTCTCTGCTTTTTCAAAAGGCGGTAAATCTTTGGTCAAAACAGAAGATCTGGCGTCGGCCGAAATTGCTGCAACACTGGCAAGATCCTCCGGACTCGGTAATTTTGACAACATTGGTTTAAAAGAAAAACTAACCGGAAAAGTGGCGCAGTCTGCCCCTTTTATTGGTGAAAACACACAAGGCTTTCAGGGAAGTTCAAACAAAGCCGATTTTGAAACCATGCTGCAATTGCTTTATCTCTCTTTTGAAGCACCACGCTTTGATGCGAACATCTTTAATATTCTAAAAGAGCAATATAAAAATCGTTTAGAAACCATCAAAAAAGATAATGGAAGCGCTTTTAAAGATGCTGTTGATTTAGCAAATTCAAATAATAACCCAAGAACTTTTTTATTCAACGATAAATTTCTAGAAACGATTGATCTGAAAAAAGCGGAAAACATATACCGCGACCGATTTAAAAACACAGCTGACTTCACGTTTATTTTTGTCGGGAATATTCCAGAATCCGGATTAGAATTAATTCAGAAATACATTGGAAACCTAAAATCAAATCCAGCTCTAAAAGAAAATTTTGCTGATCATCATATTGAACCCAAAAAAGGAAAGACAGTGGTGCATTTCACCCGTCCAATGGAAGTTCCTAAGACAACTGTTTATTTAAACCTAACAGGCAAAACGGAGTACAGTAAAGAAAATGCTATGAGCATGTACATTATCGGCGAATTATTATCGAAGCGTTTTTTACAGACCATCCGCGAAGAAGAAGGCGGTAGTTATGGCGTAAACGTTGGCGGAACTTTAGAACAGATTCCTACACCAACTTTTAGCCTTGCACTGACTTTTGACTGTAATCCTGAAAAACAGGAAAAATTAATGGAAATTATCAGGAAAGAATTAAATGATTTAAAAACGATTCCGGTTAATGCGAATGATCTGGAAGACATCAAAAAAGCACTTTTAAAAAACAGGGAAGAATCGCTTAAAACCAATTCATTTTGGAATAGTACAATTTATAACAACAGCTTAAATCAAATTCCGTTTTTACAGGATGAAGAATATAAAAATTTAATTTCTAAAATTAATCAGAAAACTATTCAGCAGTTTAGTAAGCAGGTTTTGGATAGTTCCAGCAGTGTTGAAGTAATTATGAATCCTGAAGTTAATCTGGAGAGTAAATAA
- a CDS encoding Gldg family protein has translation MKTIFRIAKTELNTMFYSPVAWVVLVIFSIQSSWKFFDLIERFEKSQKLGNGMDNLSQVVFSGFSGLYTEMQNYLYLYVPLLTMGLISREINSGSIKLLLSSPIKIKDIVLGKYLAIAAYCFLFVSILGLQVIIAYFSIDNLDLKFAISGLIGLYLLVCTYAAIGLFMSCLTSYQVVAAISTLVVLAGLNFIGKLWQDIAFVKDITYFLSIAGRANEILEGLIISKDVFYFVLVSSLFIVLSIYKLQTGRDAQTTSKRVLKYTLLITIVLSLGYVTSRAPLTLYKDMSRTKSRTLTKNSLEIVEKIEGPVKITTYVNLLDLYYFMAMPASQNQDIASFEQYTRFLPQTQMEYVYYYDTSTNTALYAQNPGLNDKQLAEKMIETQGIKLDKLYSPAEIKKIIDLGPEQNRVVRTVEYNGKKTFLRMYDDLFKMPMEKEISAALKRLVVPAPKIVFSTGNMERSVDKTGDKNYKTGFNEITFRYSLINQGFDVSSVDINAQNIPDQTNILIIADPKTELSQGAIDRISKYIDQGKNLMILAEPETNSTLAAITDKLGITFTKQALVQESETNSPDYLVTEFQKNIDPNVIKFTPNPNNNPIPFLGSCGIKTIKNEGFKVTPLLKTNNQPAWESQTGITSVSPELKKQPSVTTIPLAAALTRNINGKLQKIIVAGDADFMGNAELGRGGSGTFQFVTDIFSWFSNYQFPIDTTRPENIDKKLTITANQVFICKIVFIGLFPLLIILSGAFILIRRNRR, from the coding sequence ATGAAAACAATATTTAGAATTGCTAAAACAGAACTTAACACTATGTTTTACTCCCCTGTCGCATGGGTGGTTTTGGTAATATTTTCGATCCAGTCAAGCTGGAAATTCTTCGACTTAATTGAGCGTTTTGAAAAATCGCAGAAATTAGGGAATGGTATGGATAATTTGTCGCAAGTTGTTTTTTCAGGGTTCAGCGGTTTGTATACCGAAATGCAGAATTACCTATACCTGTATGTTCCCTTATTAACAATGGGTTTAATAAGCCGTGAAATCAACAGCGGTTCTATAAAACTGCTGCTTTCATCACCCATAAAAATTAAAGACATCGTATTAGGAAAGTATCTTGCCATTGCTGCTTACTGTTTCCTGTTTGTGTCCATATTAGGATTACAGGTTATTATTGCTTATTTCTCTATCGATAATTTAGATTTAAAATTCGCTATATCAGGTCTTATTGGATTGTATTTACTGGTTTGCACCTACGCCGCCATTGGACTTTTTATGTCTTGTCTTACTTCATATCAGGTCGTTGCCGCCATTAGTACTCTAGTTGTTTTAGCAGGGTTGAATTTTATTGGCAAATTATGGCAGGATATTGCGTTTGTAAAAGACATAACCTATTTCCTTTCTATCGCCGGCCGTGCCAACGAAATACTGGAAGGCCTTATTATCAGTAAAGATGTATTTTACTTTGTATTGGTAAGCAGTCTTTTCATAGTATTAAGTATCTATAAATTACAAACTGGAAGAGATGCCCAAACCACTTCCAAAAGAGTTTTAAAATATACTTTGCTAATCACTATTGTATTATCGCTTGGATATGTAACCTCAAGAGCTCCTCTGACACTTTATAAAGATATGTCCAGAACCAAAAGCAGAACGCTAACCAAGAACAGTTTGGAAATCGTTGAAAAAATTGAAGGACCAGTAAAGATAACTACCTATGTAAACCTACTAGATTTATATTATTTTATGGCAATGCCTGCTTCTCAAAATCAGGATATTGCCAGCTTCGAACAATATACCCGTTTTTTGCCCCAAACTCAAATGGAATATGTATACTACTATGACACTTCAACAAATACAGCATTATATGCCCAAAACCCAGGACTGAATGACAAACAGCTTGCCGAAAAAATGATCGAGACACAAGGCATCAAACTCGACAAGTTATATTCGCCTGCAGAAATTAAAAAAATCATTGACTTAGGTCCAGAGCAAAACCGCGTAGTAAGAACGGTAGAATACAATGGAAAGAAAACATTTTTAAGAATGTATGATGACCTGTTTAAAATGCCGATGGAAAAAGAAATCTCTGCAGCCTTAAAACGTTTAGTGGTTCCTGCTCCAAAAATTGTTTTTTCAACTGGAAACATGGAACGCAGCGTTGACAAAACAGGAGATAAAAACTACAAAACAGGATTTAACGAAATTACCTTCAGATATTCTCTAATCAATCAGGGATTTGATGTTTCTTCTGTAGATATTAATGCACAGAATATTCCGGATCAGACCAATATTTTAATTATTGCAGACCCAAAAACAGAATTAAGCCAAGGAGCTATAGACCGTATTTCAAAGTACATTGATCAGGGAAAAAATCTAATGATTTTAGCAGAGCCAGAAACAAATTCGACACTGGCTGCAATTACGGATAAATTAGGAATTACCTTTACAAAACAAGCATTAGTTCAAGAAAGCGAAACCAATTCTCCTGATTATTTAGTAACTGAATTTCAGAAAAATATTGACCCCAATGTAATTAAATTCACCCCTAATCCGAATAATAATCCTATTCCGTTTTTAGGAAGCTGCGGCATAAAAACCATTAAAAATGAAGGTTTTAAAGTAACTCCTCTTTTAAAAACAAACAATCAGCCAGCTTGGGAATCACAGACAGGTATAACATCAGTTTCACCAGAACTGAAAAAACAGCCTTCAGTAACAACGATTCCTCTAGCTGCAGCACTAACTAGAAATATCAATGGAAAATTGCAAAAAATAATTGTGGCTGGTGATGCTGATTTTATGGGAAATGCCGAATTAGGCCGAGGCGGTTCAGGAACATTTCAGTTCGTAACCGATATTTTCAGCTGGTTTAGCAATTATCAATTTCCTATTGATACGACACGTCCGGAAAACATTGATAAAAAGCTGACGATAACAGCCAATCAGGTCTTTATCTGTAAAATTGTCTTCATCGGACTGTTTCCTTTATTGATTATATTAAGCGGTGCATTTATTCTAATCAGAAGAAACAGAAGATAA
- a CDS encoding ABC transporter ATP-binding protein — METTTIVRVEDLSHQYSKDWAIQNISFEIKENKILGLLGSNGAGKSTTMNILCGVLNQTHGNIFIDGINLKENPVEAKKLIGFLPQTPPLHLDLTVNEYLIHCAELRHVKKEDLKDALEKAKEQCGISHFSNRLIRNLSGGYRQRVGIAQAIIHEPKLVVLDEPTNGLDPNQILEVRKLIKKISKDKAVIFSSHILSEVQATCQEIRMIENGHMVFADSLEAFNNYIEADKLTASFENPPAINALTDIPEVTQAVYLSSKKVQITFTGTQEVAEKIISLSVSNNWKLREIQFEKISLDEIFAQLSKKAPSKNAILLKKQTNENNI, encoded by the coding sequence ATGGAAACAACAACAATTGTAAGAGTTGAGGACTTGTCGCATCAATACAGTAAGGATTGGGCAATACAAAATATAAGTTTTGAAATAAAAGAAAATAAAATCTTAGGTTTATTAGGATCAAACGGAGCAGGGAAATCAACCACAATGAACATTCTTTGCGGCGTTTTAAACCAGACTCATGGTAATATATTTATTGACGGTATTAATCTGAAGGAAAACCCTGTAGAAGCTAAAAAGCTAATTGGTTTTTTACCACAAACACCGCCTTTACACTTAGATTTAACAGTAAATGAATATTTAATTCACTGCGCAGAATTGCGTCATGTTAAAAAAGAAGATTTAAAAGATGCTTTAGAGAAAGCCAAAGAACAATGCGGAATTTCTCATTTCAGCAACCGTTTAATCCGAAATCTTTCTGGCGGATACCGTCAGCGTGTAGGTATCGCGCAAGCAATTATTCATGAACCTAAACTGGTAGTTTTAGATGAACCGACCAACGGATTGGATCCTAACCAGATTTTAGAAGTTAGAAAATTAATCAAAAAAATATCTAAAGATAAAGCGGTTATTTTCTCTTCACACATTTTGTCTGAAGTTCAGGCTACTTGTCAGGAAATCAGAATGATTGAAAACGGACACATGGTTTTTGCAGATTCTCTGGAAGCTTTCAATAATTATATCGAAGCAGATAAACTAACAGCCAGTTTTGAAAATCCTCCGGCAATTAATGCTTTAACTGATATTCCTGAAGTTACGCAGGCTGTATATCTTTCTTCTAAAAAAGTACAGATTACTTTTACCGGAACGCAGGAAGTTGCTGAAAAAATCATTTCCCTAAGTGTATCCAACAATTGGAAATTACGTGAGATTCAATTCGAAAAAATATCACTTGATGAAATTTTTGCTCAGTTATCAAAAAAAGCACCTTCTAAAAACGCTATCCTTCTTAAAAAACAAACAAATGAAAACAATATTTAG
- a CDS encoding RagB/SusD family nutrient uptake outer membrane protein has protein sequence MKNNFIKHTYIFSFFLLIGLTSCDNLLEVDVPSEQLSAQTVYASEPTAEAAVNGIYQSMVKISYYNSLNIVLGQTSDEFIPKTLLSSVYTTNEIIDTDSSISTMWTEFYKTIFNANNVIEGISGSTTLTPAKSKEWIAEAKFLRAYNYFYMTNLWGDIPLVLSTNKDISALAPRNTQAEVYNQIIKDLEEASADLPANYDNYTALRIRATKWAAQALLARVNLYLGKWTEASANATVVINETGTYKMITGLSSTNSPFIADNKEAILQIPYFNFTYSYEGSVLFTTTGTYMLRNGNTLFETGDDRKTKWTGTTTVSGVTYVIPIKYKNAYTATPVERSTILRLAELYLIRAEARAKLNDITGAQQDINVIRNRALLPSTALTDPAQLLDLISLERQRELFAENGHRWLDLKRTGKIDQVLSTTAGKIWSSTDSLYPIPESARRSNPFLTQNQGY, from the coding sequence ATGAAAAATAATTTTATAAAACACACTTATATATTTTCGTTTTTTCTTTTGATAGGATTAACGAGCTGCGATAATTTACTAGAAGTTGATGTTCCTTCAGAGCAATTATCTGCCCAAACCGTATATGCTTCAGAACCTACAGCAGAAGCAGCTGTTAACGGAATTTACCAAAGTATGGTAAAGATAAGCTACTATAATTCTTTAAATATTGTTCTTGGACAAACTTCAGACGAATTCATACCAAAGACATTACTTAGCAGCGTTTATACTACCAATGAGATTATAGATACTGATTCATCTATAAGTACGATGTGGACAGAATTCTACAAAACCATTTTTAATGCCAATAACGTTATTGAAGGTATTAGTGGAAGCACGACACTCACTCCTGCTAAAAGCAAGGAATGGATTGCTGAAGCTAAGTTTTTAAGAGCCTATAACTATTTTTATATGACTAATCTTTGGGGCGACATCCCTTTAGTACTAAGCACAAATAAAGATATATCTGCACTGGCGCCGCGTAATACGCAAGCTGAAGTTTACAATCAGATTATTAAGGACTTAGAAGAGGCATCAGCTGACCTTCCTGCAAATTATGATAACTATACGGCACTACGTATCAGAGCAACAAAATGGGCTGCTCAAGCCCTGTTAGCAAGAGTCAATCTTTATTTAGGAAAATGGACCGAAGCATCAGCAAACGCAACTGTTGTAATCAACGAAACCGGAACTTACAAGATGATTACCGGTCTCTCAAGTACTAATAGTCCTTTTATTGCAGATAATAAAGAAGCTATTTTACAAATACCTTATTTTAATTTTACTTATAGTTATGAAGGTTCAGTATTATTTACAACAACTGGTACTTACATGCTTAGAAATGGAAATACCCTTTTTGAGACTGGTGATGATCGAAAAACAAAATGGACAGGTACAACAACAGTAAGCGGAGTGACGTATGTAATTCCAATAAAATATAAAAATGCTTATACTGCCACCCCTGTAGAACGGTCAACTATACTTCGATTGGCTGAACTTTATTTAATTAGAGCCGAAGCCAGAGCAAAATTAAATGATATTACTGGGGCTCAGCAGGACATTAATGTTATCCGAAACAGAGCTTTACTGCCTTCAACTGCTTTAACAGATCCTGCTCAACTATTAGATTTAATTTCTCTGGAAAGACAACGCGAACTTTTTGCAGAAAATGGACACAGATGGCTAGATTTAAAAAGAACTGGAAAAATTGACCAGGTTCTTAGTACTACAGCTGGAAAAATATGGTCCTCTACAGACAGCCTATATCCAATCCCGGAATCGGCCAGACGTTCAAATCCTTTCTTAACTCAAAATCAAGGATATTAA